A window of Spirochaetae bacterium HGW-Spirochaetae-1 genomic DNA:
ATTCCGGCGATTTTCCATGCCTCGGGGTCAGAGCCTCTTATCATCAAGTATCCGGCGAGGGACAGAGCCAGGACCGCAACAACAGCCAGGGCCATGGAAAGGAGAGCCTTGCCGGCAAGTTTAAACCATTTTTTCACGTCCATGGAAAATAGGAGCAAGGGAAGGGCCAGGATGACGGCTATGTCAGCGGTCATGGACTGGTATGTTGCCAGTTCTACGGGAATAAGTCCTGAATTGCCTAGAATAATCCCCAGTGTGTAGCAAAGAACAACGGCTCCTATTTTATTAATGAATGTAAACCGGACGCAGAGATAGAGAATGATTGCCGGGGAAAGGATGTAGAGTCCGATTAGAACAGGCGCTGGCATGGTTGTCCCTCATCTACTTTTGTTTATTGGTTACAGATCGTTGATAATGCACTCATACGAAATATAATGCACTTAAGTGAAGTCTTAGATTGAATGGTCCTTTTGTCAAGTAATAATTTATGGGAGTTTCTGGGAATTAAGTTTAGTATTTTCCACAACAATGAATAAAACTGATTTTTTCAGACGGTCTCATTGCTATCGTGATTATTAAAGCTGCTGCTGCTATTGCGTTGAGAAGGCCAGGTGTTTTCTCTTTGTATTAAAGGTGAACCCCTAAAAGTTGAGATGAGTGATGATTCACAGACAGGGCTCTGACCCCTGGTGTTCACTACGCATCAACTTTTTGGATGCATGGCTAAAATGTTCTTGATATACATATCCTCATATGCAAATATTTACCGCATAATCGTAATGAATTGCCTGTATGCGCCGGGTAACGGCACATATTGCCCTGGATGCTCTCAGGGGATTATGAAAGAATTATATTCAGTTATCGATAGAATAATAATAAAAAAAAAGATGGAAACATGACCAGCAAAGAAAGAAAAATCTGGGAAAAAGAACAGAAGAGAAACAGGATAATTGATATCGCTCAGGAAATATTTTTTTCCAAGGGTTTCGACACTGCGACGATGGACGAGATTGCCAAGTCGGCTGGTTATAACAAGCGAACCATGTATCTTTATTTTAAGGACAAGGAGGATCTTTTCCTTGCCGTGGTTCTGCGGGGTCAGAAGATTCTTGTCACAAAACTTGAGGAAGCTTTCCATAGTCCTGCAACGCAGGGGACTATCATTTATAACCTGGGGAACGCCTTTTTCCGTTTTTCCCTGGAATACCCGGATTTTTTCAATCTTATAATGATATATGAAGCACGAAGCAGGGACTATTTTAAAAAAGATGAGGTTCCAGATTCGGATTCTTTCAAGGATCAGTGTCATGAGGCCTCGGACCGGTATGGCAGGTTTGTCATCGAGGCCATAGAAATAGGTAAAAAGAGCGGTCTTATCAAAAGCGAACTCACTGCGCAGCAGCTCATGCTCATCCTCTGGGGTGAGGTCTTCGGTGTTATGCAGATCATTCTCATTCGGAAAGATCATTTTAACGAAGCTTACGGCATAACACCCGAGGAGCTTTTCAATAATTTCATGCGGTTTACGGAAAAAGCATTGAGCTGAAGCAACGCGAGAGGATGTGGTAAGATCGTTAATTCAAAGTTGATGGTTTTTAGTATACCTGATGTTGCGGGCCGTCAGACCAATTCTTCCCGTATCGAGGCTTTCCCCTGGTATTATTCGACGCAGTTCGTCAACGCTTATTATTTTTTCGATATAGTCGTTCATGCCGTTTATCCTTTTAAGCGCCTCCCCGGCCGCTCCTTCCAGCAGCGCCGCATAACTGGTCCGCAGAATTTTCCCGTCGATGATATCGCGGTATTCAATAGTACCATCCAGGTCTGACAGGCGGTCTCTTCGGGGTACATTGGCGTAAAAGAGACCAAGGTTTTCCGGTTCCCTCATGGTGAAGCGAAGGATATGATAGGGCAGGCGCCGCATGAAAAGTCTGTTCATTGAAATCTGGCGGCGAAGCGCTTTGCGCAGATGCTGTTCCTGCAGACCGAAGATATGGTGTAAGGTCTTTCCGAAAATCAGTCCCTGCAGGTCGTCAGTTGCTATATTTTTCTGAACAGTAACGGGCGATGCTACACAGAGGTCCAGGCGGGTCTCCAGATATCGGTGCATATACCGGGCACGTGTGCTTTTCTCCGGTTCATTGTCATAATAGTTGCCTGAAAGATAATAAATAACGGGATGAAAAAAGATATCAAGAACGCAGTGTGATATATATCCGGCGATGAAAGCCAGGTCGCCATGCGATGGTCCGGCATCGAGCATGTTTAAAATAAGGGTGTTTGTCGGCTCTCCGGTTACACCGTGCATGGCCTCGGAAAGGCTGCACAGGGAATGGTCCTTGCTGTAAAAGAGGATATCGGGGGCGATGGAGCCCAGGTAATAACTGGACAGGTTTTCCTGAACAGTATTTTTCATGGCGCCTTCTACCATCCGGGTTTGCAGGGTGCGGGCAAAAAAGAGGTGTGTGTTTTCCTTTGGCATGCGTGTATCCTTGATATATTTGATAAATACCAGGGTCGGGTAAATGTTTGCATACATCTTTTTATGATATCAGGGTTGATCCGTCAAGCCTATAAAAGGCTTGCATAATGGACGGTTTCCCGTGAAATGGGTATTGTCGGGAATATGGGGATAACAGTTTATCGGAAAAATGATTTACTCCATGGGCCGGCCCGCCTTGGCCGCATACTTTGCATTTCAGGAAAAACATCATGACGACATTTACAATCGCGGTTACCTGTTCATTCGGCATTGAGTCAGTTCTGGTGAGAGAGCTGAACAGGCTGGGAATCACAGAAAATATCGCCGTGGAAAACGGCCGGATAACCTTTCCGGGGTCCGCCGGCGATGTGGTGCGGTGCAACCTCTGGCTTCGCTGCGCTGACCGGGTTTATCTTGAGATGGCAAGGTTCGGAGCCGTGGACTTCGAAGAACTTTTTCAGGGAACTCTCGCCGTCCCCTGGGAGGAAATTATCCCCATGGACGGCACTATGCATGTCGTGGGAAAGTCGGTGAAGTCGAAACTCCACAGTGTGCCGGATTGTCAGGCCATTGTAAAAAAGGCCGTGGTTGAATCCATGAAGCGGAAACACCGGCTCACTATTTTCCCCGAGGACGGTCCGCTCTTCCGTATCGAGATATCCATGCTGAAGGATACGGCCATCATTTCCATGGACACCAGTGGGGTGGGACTGCATAAGCGGGGGTACCGCGAGGAGGGAGGTGAGGCGCCCCTGCGGGAGACGCTGGCCGCCGCTCTTATATATCTGTCGCGATGGCGGCCCGAACGTATCCTGGCCGATCCCCTGT
This region includes:
- a CDS encoding RNA methyltransferase → MTTFTIAVTCSFGIESVLVRELNRLGITENIAVENGRITFPGSAGDVVRCNLWLRCADRVYLEMARFGAVDFEELFQGTLAVPWEEIIPMDGTMHVVGKSVKSKLHSVPDCQAIVKKAVVESMKRKHRLTIFPEDGPLFRIEISMLKDTAIISMDTSGVGLHKRGYREEGGEAPLRETLAAALIYLSRWRPERILADPLCGSATIPIEAALMGCNIAPGINRSFAAQEWDFLGRDIWERERAAAREAVTDIPLTILASDNDQRVFKKARENARRAGVLEKITFQKKPVEEFSTRKKYGCVICNPPYGERLGSNDEVTALYKNMGTVLSQLDSWSLFILTGHEEFENHFGRKADKNRKLYNGKIKTYLYQYLGQLPPR